In the genome of Paraburkholderia azotifigens, the window TTGCGGAACGATATAGAGGCCATGATTGCCTTTCGCGCCCGGCAGGTCGATCTGCGAGACGATCGCGTCGTTCGCGGGGTCGATCTCGACGCGTTTTCGTCGAGATTGCGAGTTGACGAATATGTGATGAGACGCCGCATCGTATTGGGTGTTCCTGCGGCGACCCTCACCCACTCATCGCTGGACGGGGCCGCCGCGCCCGCGCAACGGTGTGGAATGGCGCCCCTTCGCGGGCGCCCTCTCGGCCAGATCGACTGCGCACGCGCTCACCGTGCGGTCCGCGATGTATCGCTGGCTGGTTGAACAGCGCTACGTATTTGCCAACCCTTTCGCGGGAATTCGGGTGCGTGGGCGCGCGCGGCACGCCGGGCTCGATGCCAGTCGCTCTTTCCCCGAAAGCGAGTGGCGGTTGCTCCGGACCATTGCCGACGGGCTCGAGTGGTCGCACGGCTGGAGCGAGGCTGCCGATGGCGCAACGCTGTCGCGTCCCGGTCGATGAACACGCGAAGGCTGCGGGGTGGCCGTTCGAGCAAAGCTGCCGTCGCGGCGTCATCTCCGGTGCTGCCAGCCTGCAGCATTCGACAGGTATCGCGGGTCAGCATCGACCCGGGCACACCGTCGAGCAACGCCGCCCCGATTCCAATCAGCCGACCCGGCATACGAACCTGCAAGAAGGAACCCAAACCGAGCGATCTACGATAGATCGCCAGCATCTTCCGATACTCGACCTCTTCGCCATCCACCACATCGACCACACGCGGGTCGCCAGCACCGCCATCCAGCAGGCGCTCAACGACTTCGGCCAGTTCCTCTACATGGACCGGCCGCATGCGCTGATGACCACCCGCAGGCAGAGCGTGGATCGGCAGGCTTGCGAGCATCCGGAAGAAAGCCGCCGACGCGCCTGTAGCTCCATAGACAAGCGCAGGTCTCACGACGCAGTAGCTGGAAAAACCACTAAAGCATCAGCTTCACCGCCTCCGGCTCGTCTGCTTCAAACCAGTCCGGATTCAGTTGCGCCACGGGACCGAGCGACACCAGTATCTCCCGCAGATGCGCGCGCATCGCGCTCTCCGCTGCATCGGGATCGTGCGCCTTCAGCCCGCTTACGATGAGTGCATGTTGCTTGATTAGCAGATCGAGCGGCGACACTTCATGCAGGCTCAGATAGCGCACCCGGTCCATCTGCGCCTTGATGTCCTGAATCGTCTCCCACGCCGCCACGCAATCGATGGACTGCGCGATCAGGAAGTGAAACTGCTCGTCGCAGGCGAGAAACGCGGCCGTATCGTTGAGCTTCGCCGCAGCCTTCTGCTCGCGCAGATTCGCGGCGAGGTCAGCGAGTTGCGCATCGGTGATGGCTTCGGCGGCCTTGCGCACGACGGCAGCCTCGATCGCCTCGCGAATGAAGCGCCCTTCCCGCACCTTGCGCGGCGAAATCCGTTTCACAAAAGTGCCGCGCTGCGGCAACACCTGCAGCACGCCGGCTTCGACGAGCTTGATGAAGGCTTCGCGGACGGGCTGCCGGGACACCTGAAACATCTCCGACACATCTTTCTCCGAAAGCGGAGTGCCGGGCGCGAGCAGGCCGGTAAAAATCGCCTCGCGCAACGAACGGAAAATCTGCTTGCCGATCGGCTCGTGCGAATCGACGGACAAACCCTTCAACGCCCCGCGTAGCGGCGTCTTCTGCTCGCCAGACACCGCGCGTGCGCGGCTCGCGGCAGGCTGCGCAACGGTCAGCGCGGCGGGTCCTTTCTCGCGCCGGGACGCGGCCTTCGAGCTTGCAATTTTCGTGTCCATACCGGTAATCGAAGACTAATAGCGTGAAACTACCATACTAGTTTACGCTCTACCGGCTCTTTTTGCGATCTGGGCTCGCGGATGAAAACGAGCGCGCACAGCGCGCCGATCACGGCGATCGCCCCCGCCAGCACAAACGCGCTGCCATAGGTGCCATGTGTCGCCTGAACCATGAAGCCGGTCACGGCCGGTCCGATCACGCCCGCGAGATTGGCGAGCAGGTGCACGAAACCGCCGACGCCGCCCACATTTTCGCGGCGAACTGTGTCCTGAATCACCGCCCAATACACGGAACCCGTGACATACAGGAAGAAGATCGACACCGACATCAGCGCCACCGCACCCTGCATGCTCTGCACGCGTCCGGCGAACGCGACGCACACGGCCGCAGCGCCGAGACAAACCGATAGCACGATCCGGCGCGACAACAACGGCTTGCCGGTCAGACGCAGAATGAAGTCAGTGATGAAGCCGCCCGCCGCGAGCCCGATGCTGCCAAGCACCCACGGGATCACCGTCGCGATGCTCATGTCGTGCAGCGACATATGATGGGCTTCCGTCAGATAGGTTGGAAACCACGACAGGAAAAAGAACAGCACGTAGTTGTACGAGAAGAACGCGAGCGCGGTCGCCAGAATAATGGGCTGCTTCAGATAGAAGCCGAGCCCCGTTTTCTTGCCGTCAGGCGCGTGTTCCATCGATGAAGCCTGCTGCTGGCCCGAGACAATCAGATCGAGTTCCGCCGGCTTCACACGCCTGTTCTGCTGCGGATGCTCGGTCGTGGTCATCGACCAGAGCACGAGCCACGCAAGGCCGAACACCATGATCGCGACGAACGCCCAGCGCCAGCCGAACTGGATCGCCATATAGCCGACGACGGGCCCCGCTAGCGCGCCGCCGAGCGGCGTGCCCGAGCTGATGACGCCGATCGCGCTTGCCACTTCGCGGCGCGGAAACCAGTTGTTCACCATCTTGCTGTTCGACGAACTGAACGGCCCTTCGCCCATGCCGAACAACACGCGCAGCACGATCAGGGAAACGATCCCGCTCGCGAGCGCCGTCGCGCCGCAGAAGATGGACCAGATGCCCATCGCGCTGCCGAACACTTTCTTCGCGCCGAATTTATCGGAAGCCACACCGCCGATAAAATTGAACAGCGCATAGCCGACGAAGAAACTGCTGAACACGATGCCCATCTGCGCATGCGAGAAGTTCAGGTCTTTCTGGATCAGCGGCGCGGCAATCGAGAGCGCCGCGCGGTCGAGGTAGTTGATGACGCTCGCGAGAAACAGCAGGCCGACGACGAACCATCGCTGGCTCTTGATCATGATGTGTGTCTCCAGTGCTCCGCCTCTTTGTGGATCCGGGCGCTTCAGGTGGAAAGGTTAGTCGAAGTGCAAATGGACCTTCATCGATTGGGTGCGGTCATGCGCGATTTCAAAAGCGCGGTTGACGTCTTCGAGCGGGAACGCGTGCGTCATCAGCGGACGCAGATCGATCTTGTGCGAGCCGAGTTCTTCGGCGGCGACGGCGTATTCGTCGGTGAAGCGGAACGAACCCTGATAGCGAAGCTCTTTCGACATCACGAGATTCGCTGCAACGGGCGATTGCCCCGCCGGCAGATTGCCGACCTGAATGACCGTGCCGCCCGCGCGTGCGGCGCGTAACGCTGTATCGAGACCCGCCGTACTGCCCGACGCTTCCAGCACCACATCGAAGGTGCCGCGCTGCTGCGCCCATTGATCAATGCGTGCGTGATCGGTGGCGAGCACGGTTTCGTCGGCGCCGAGAGTCGTCGCCATCTGCAACGCTTTCTCCGCGAGATCGAGAGCAACGATGCGGTGCGCGCCCGCACGTTTTGCCACTGCAAGCAGGATGCAGCCGATCGGTCCACAACCCACCAGCAGCACCTTCGCTCCAACGAGCGATCCGGCGAGCCGCAGCGCATGCAGCGCCACCGCAAGCGGTTCGGCCATCGAGGCCTGCGCGAAGTCGAGCCCGTCGGGCACGGGCATGCATTGATGCGCGCTCACCGCGATGAACTGGCGGAACATGCCCTGCATATGCGGAAACGTCGATGCGCTGCCCATGAAGCGCATGTTCAGGCAATGATTCGGCATGCCCTTGATGCAGTATCGGCAGGTGCCGCAGTTGAGTCCGGGGTTCACGGCGACACGTTGCCCGACCGCGAGACCGCTCACGCCTTCGCCGAGCGCTGCAACCTCTCCCGCGACTTCATGGCCCAGCACGAACGGCTCGCGCACCGGGAAATCGCCGCTCTTGCCCTTGAAGTAGTACGAGAGATCCGAGCCGCAAATCCCGCCGGCACGCACGCGAATCTGGACCTGACCGGCCTGCGGTTGAGGCGCATCGAGTTCGTCGATGAGGAGTTTCTTCGGCTCGTGAAGAACGGCTGCAAACATGGTCATGGTCCTGTATCGAGGTGTTGCTGTATCGGTGCGCTCAGTGGCGCGCTCAGTGGCGCGCAGCGAATGCGGCCGCCGCGTGGGTTTCGTGCTGGGCCGCTTCGCGTTGCGGCGCGCCCCAGTCGTGCAGATCGCCGCCGCGTCGCGCAGGCGCGGTTTCGGGCAGATGGAAAACGCAGACGGCCGAGATGATGCCGAGCAGCGCCACATAGATGACGAGCCCGATCGAATTGCCATGCGTCGCCTGAATCAGCTTGACCGCGACGAGCCCCAGCACACCGCTGCCGATCAGCGATCCGATCTGCCAGATGAGCGCAATGCCGCTGCATCGAACACGCGCTGGAAACAGCTCGGGGAAAAGCGAGGCCTGAGGCGCGTAGCACAGGCTGTGACCGACCGAGATCGCGAGAATCATCGCCGCCTGAATGGCAAGGCGGCTGCCGCTGTCGACGGCATGAAACAGCGGTACGACGACGAGCACTTGCAGCACCGCACCTGCGATGAATGTCGTGCGCCTGCCGATGCGGTCCGATAGCGCGCCCGCCATCGGAATCGCGAGCAGTTCAAGTACGACGGCAACGATGATCGTCTGAAGCAGCAGGCTTTCGCTGATGTCGTGCGCACGTCCGTAGGCGAGCACGATCATCGTGTACATCGCGAAGGTGCACGCCTCGATCAGCTTTGCGCCGACGCCTTTGACGATAGTCGGCCCAAACTGTTTGACGACCTCGACGACGGGCCGCGACTCGACTGCCTTGGTCTCGCGGATGCTGGCGAATATCGGCGATTCCTCCGTTCGCAGCCGGATATACAGGCCCACCACGACCAGCACGATGCTGCCCAGAAACGGCAGGCGCCAGCCCCAGTCCATCAGTTGCGCATGTGTGAGCGTCGCACTCAGCAATGCAAAGAGACCGGACGGAATCAGAAAGCCCGCTGGCGCGCCGAGCTGCACGAGGCTCGCAAAGATGCCGCGTTCGCGAGGCGGCGCGTACTCGGCCGTCAGCAGCACCGCGCCCGCCTGTTCGCCGCCGACGCCGAAACCCTGCAGCACGCGAATCAGGATCAGCGAGGCCGGCGCCCAGATGCCGATCTGCGAATAGTCGGGCAACAGGCCGATCGCGAACGTCCCCAGCCCGACGATCAGGATCGTGACGATCAGCGCCTTCTTGCGTCCGATGCGATCGCCGAAATGCCCGAATACGATGCCGCCGAGCGGCCGCGCCACGAAGCCTACGGCATAGGTTGCGAATGCTGCGAGCGTGCCGATCAGCGGATCGCTCGACGGGAAGAACTTCGCGCCGAACACGAGCACCGCGGCCGTGCCGTACACAAAGAAGTCGTAGTACTCGGCGGCTGTGCCGATCGTCGATGCAGCGGCCACACGCCGCAACATCGCACGGGTTCTTTTGTCTGCCATGCCTGTCTCCTGGCTATCGTTCTATCTATCGACGAGGTCTTACCAGTTCCACAGCGTGCCGTCTTCGAGCCGCGCAACGGGCAGGTACGCCGGGTCGTACGGATAACGCGCAGCGGCTTCCTCGTCGATATCGACGCCGTGGCCCGGCGCTTCGCCCGGATGCATCATGCCGCGATCGAAAGTCCATGCATGCGGGAACACGTCGAGCGCTTCCTTCGGGAAACCCATGTATTCCTGCACGCCGAAGTTGGGCACCCACAGGTCGAAATGCAGCGCCGCGCCCATGCACACAGGCGACAGATCCGATGGGCCGTGACAGCCCGTGCGAACCTGATACAGCGAAGCAAAATCGGCGATGCGCTTCAGGTGCGTGATGCCGCCCGCGTGCGTCAACGTCGTGCGGATGTAGTCGATCAACTGCTCTTCGATCAGCTGCTTGCAGTCCCAGATGCTGTTGAACACTTCACCGACGGCAATCGGTGTGACCGTGTGTTCCCGGATCAGACGGAAGCCTGCCTGATTCTCTGCAGGTGTCGGGTCTTCCATCCAGAAGAGCCGGTAAGGCTCGACGGATTTACCGAGACGCGCGGCCTCAATTGGCGTGAGACGGTGATGCACGTCGTGCAGCAGGTGGGTATCGAAACCGAACTTGTCGCGCACGGCTTCGAAAAGCTTGGGCACGAAGTCGAGATACTTTTCCGACGACCAGCTTTGCTCCTCGACAGCCCCTTTAGTCGCGGGCTCGTACATGCCGGAGCCCTTCGACACGCCATAGACCGACCGCATGTTCGGCACGCCGCACTGGATGCGGATCGCCTTGTAGCCGGCTTCGATGTGCTCCTCGTAGCGGTCGAGCGCTTCGGGAATGTCACGTCCCGTCGCGTGACCGTAGACCATCACGCCTTCACGCGACGCACCGCCCAGCAGGCGGTACAGGGGAAGATTCGCCACCTTGCCCAGGATGTCCCACAACGCCATGTCGACGGCAGCGATTGCGGTCATCGTTACCGGGCCCCGGCGCCAGTACGCGCCCTTGTAGAGAAATTGCCAGATATCTTCGATGCGCCCCGGATCGCGCCCAATCAGCAATGGGCAGACATGGTCCTTCAGGTACGACGCCACCGCGAGTTCGCGGCCATTCAACGTGGCATCGCCAATGCCATGCACACCCTCGTCCGTCACCACCTTGAGCGTGACGAAATTGCGGCCGGGACACGTGACGATCACGTCGGCGCGGACGATTTTCATGGGGATTTCCTTGAGTCGCATTCGATGAAACTGATGCTACCATACAAGTATATTTAATCGTCAACAACGGGTTTTCCCGCGCTTCGGACCAGAACATGACCGTCAGACCATCGCTTTCCCGCAGTGCACTCAGTTCATTGAACGACCACGTGCTTGGGCCCGCATGGCGCGATCCGCGCATCGGCATCGTTCATTTGGGGATTGGTAACTTTCATCGCGCGCACGAGGCCGTTTATACGGAGGAAGCGATGCTCGCGGCCGGTGGCGACTGGGGCATCTGCGGCGTGACTTTGCAGGGCGACGTGGGCAAACGCGACGCGTTGATGGCACAGGACAGCTTGTATAGCGTCGTCGAGCGAGGGCCCGAAGGCGTGCGTGTCACGGTGATCCGTGCGCTCAGGGAAGTGCTCGCCATGCCGCACGATCACGCACGTCTGTTCGAGCTGCTCGCCGATGCAAACGTGCGGATCGTCTCGCTGACGGTCACCGAGAAAGGCTATTGCCGCGACACGCGAACGGGCGACGTCGACCTGAGCCACGAAGGAATCGCGCATGATCTGGCGCATCCGGACAATCCGTCGACTGTACCCGGCATCCTCGCCGCCGCGCTCAGGCAGAGACGCGACGCCGGCACGCCGCCTTTTACGGTGCTGTCATGCGACAACCTCTCGCACAACGGTGCCGCGTTGAAGCAAGCGGTCGTGTCCTATGCTCGCGTACTAGACGCGAAACTTGCCGACTGGATCGATTCACAGGTCGCGTTTCCGTCGACGATGGTGGACCGCATCGTGCCCTCCACCACCGATGCGGAACGCGAAGCCGCGCTCAGCGCATTGAACGTTCACGACGCCGCGCCCGTGCCCTGCGAGCCGTTTCGCCAATGGGTGATCGAGGACCGCTTTCCGGCAGGACGCCCGGCGTGGGAGCGAGTCGGCGCGCAACTCGTCGACGACGTAATGCCGTTCGAGCTCGCGAAGCTGCGCATGCTCAACGGGACGCATTCGACACTCGCCTATCTCTCGATGCTCGCGGGCTTCTCGACGATCGATGAAGCAATCGCCCATCCGCCTCTGAGAGCACTGATCCACGCGATGATGACGGACGAAATCGCGCCGACGCTCGACGTCCCGCCGTCATTCGATGTGCTCGCCTATCGCGATGCGCTGCTCGCGCGCTATGCAAACACGGCGCTCAAGCATCGCACTGCGCAGATAGCGATGGATGGCAGCCAGAAGATTCCGCCGCGGCTGCTCGCAACGATCGAGGCGCGTTTGAACGCGGGACAATCGATCCAACGGCTGACACTGGCCGTTGCCGCATGGCTCGTGTTCCTGCGCGGCCACGCCGACGACGGAACGCGCTATGACATCAACGATCCGATGGCTGCGCGCCTGACGGTCAATGTCCCCACCGACCCGGAACAACTCGTTGAAACCATGCTGTCAGTCAAGGAGGTGTTCGCGCCTGCACTGGCGAACCATGACGTTTTCCGGCGACAGCTGGTGGAGGCTGTCAGGGCCATCCAGCACGGGGCACTGCAAGCCATTGCGATTGCGCGTAACTGATGTGGCGTGGCTCCTGACGTGAACCGAAGACGCACGGCCATACAACAGGCCCTTACATCAGGCGAAGCACGATTCCCTGAAGGAGGGAGGGCAAGTCACGTAGCACGTCGACTACGAGATAAACACGGTATCGTCGCGGACCTGATAGATGATCCGGTTCTTGCCGGAAAGGGCCTGCCCGAAACCGTCCTCGAAGGTGCGCACCGTCGAGCTTTCATCAGAATCCCGACGGCTTCCTAACCTCGGCGGAATCGGTGTTTGAGCGTTTGACGAGCGTCTGAGCTTCCGTGCTGCTCGAATCGATTGATAGCGCGTTACTGGCACTTTCCCAGACGCACTGACGACGCTCCTGTCCTACACAACTGCGTGCCGCCTTCAATGCCGCGTCGCGAGCCCTTTCCCGCGAAACCAGATCCTGCTTCAGCAAGAGTGCATCGCGATTGTCCGGCTGCAGCGAAAGCGCCCAATAAACCCCTGATCGGGCTGTATGCAAGTCATTTCTGTTGAGACCGTCGCGCGCTCGCGCAAGCGCAAGTGACATCAACCTATGGGGTTTGTCTCCATATCCCCTGTCACTCGATGTCGAACTTTGCGATGGTAATTCTCCATTCTGCGAACCAGAGAACGACGACTGTGCCGGTTGCGGTGCTACGTTGAAAGCAGTCGAAGCAGGTATCGCTGACGAAGCGACAGTCGCGGGCCCGACATCGGCTGTCATTGGCGTACTTCGCCCAGGCGGGTTCGATAGACTCGTATCGTTCGACCTCACGATCCCTTGCACGGTGCTTGATTTCGCGCGTAGTTCGCGTATGTGAGAATCGTCAGACCGCCGCAAAAGTAACGTTCCTCCGACGAGCATGACGATCGCGAGCGACATC includes:
- a CDS encoding mannitol dehydrogenase family protein, translated to MTVRPSLSRSALSSLNDHVLGPAWRDPRIGIVHLGIGNFHRAHEAVYTEEAMLAAGGDWGICGVTLQGDVGKRDALMAQDSLYSVVERGPEGVRVTVIRALREVLAMPHDHARLFELLADANVRIVSLTVTEKGYCRDTRTGDVDLSHEGIAHDLAHPDNPSTVPGILAAALRQRRDAGTPPFTVLSCDNLSHNGAALKQAVVSYARVLDAKLADWIDSQVAFPSTMVDRIVPSTTDAEREAALSALNVHDAAPVPCEPFRQWVIEDRFPAGRPAWERVGAQLVDDVMPFELAKLRMLNGTHSTLAYLSMLAGFSTIDEAIAHPPLRALIHAMMTDEIAPTLDVPPSFDVLAYRDALLARYANTALKHRTAQIAMDGSQKIPPRLLATIEARLNAGQSIQRLTLAVAAWLVFLRGHADDGTRYDINDPMAARLTVNVPTDPEQLVETMLSVKEVFAPALANHDVFRRQLVEAVRAIQHGALQAIAIARN
- a CDS encoding L-idonate 5-dehydrogenase, giving the protein MFAAVLHEPKKLLIDELDAPQPQAGQVQIRVRAGGICGSDLSYYFKGKSGDFPVREPFVLGHEVAGEVAALGEGVSGLAVGQRVAVNPGLNCGTCRYCIKGMPNHCLNMRFMGSASTFPHMQGMFRQFIAVSAHQCMPVPDGLDFAQASMAEPLAVALHALRLAGSLVGAKVLLVGCGPIGCILLAVAKRAGAHRIVALDLAEKALQMATTLGADETVLATDHARIDQWAQQRGTFDVVLEASGSTAGLDTALRAARAGGTVIQVGNLPAGQSPVAANLVMSKELRYQGSFRFTDEYAVAAEELGSHKIDLRPLMTHAFPLEDVNRAFEIAHDRTQSMKVHLHFD
- a CDS encoding GntR family transcriptional regulator, with amino-acid sequence MDTKIASSKAASRREKGPAALTVAQPAASRARAVSGEQKTPLRGALKGLSVDSHEPIGKQIFRSLREAIFTGLLAPGTPLSEKDVSEMFQVSRQPVREAFIKLVEAGVLQVLPQRGTFVKRISPRKVREGRFIREAIEAAVVRKAAEAITDAQLADLAANLREQKAAAKLNDTAAFLACDEQFHFLIAQSIDCVAAWETIQDIKAQMDRVRYLSLHEVSPLDLLIKQHALIVSGLKAHDPDAAESAMRAHLREILVSLGPVAQLNPDWFEADEPEAVKLML
- the manD gene encoding D-mannonate dehydratase ManD — translated: MKIVRADVIVTCPGRNFVTLKVVTDEGVHGIGDATLNGRELAVASYLKDHVCPLLIGRDPGRIEDIWQFLYKGAYWRRGPVTMTAIAAVDMALWDILGKVANLPLYRLLGGASREGVMVYGHATGRDIPEALDRYEEHIEAGYKAIRIQCGVPNMRSVYGVSKGSGMYEPATKGAVEEQSWSSEKYLDFVPKLFEAVRDKFGFDTHLLHDVHHRLTPIEAARLGKSVEPYRLFWMEDPTPAENQAGFRLIREHTVTPIAVGEVFNSIWDCKQLIEEQLIDYIRTTLTHAGGITHLKRIADFASLYQVRTGCHGPSDLSPVCMGAALHFDLWVPNFGVQEYMGFPKEALDVFPHAWTFDRGMMHPGEAPGHGVDIDEEAAARYPYDPAYLPVARLEDGTLWNW
- a CDS encoding MFS transporter; this encodes MIKSQRWFVVGLLFLASVINYLDRAALSIAAPLIQKDLNFSHAQMGIVFSSFFVGYALFNFIGGVASDKFGAKKVFGSAMGIWSIFCGATALASGIVSLIVLRVLFGMGEGPFSSSNSKMVNNWFPRREVASAIGVISSGTPLGGALAGPVVGYMAIQFGWRWAFVAIMVFGLAWLVLWSMTTTEHPQQNRRVKPAELDLIVSGQQQASSMEHAPDGKKTGLGFYLKQPIILATALAFFSYNYVLFFFLSWFPTYLTEAHHMSLHDMSIATVIPWVLGSIGLAAGGFITDFILRLTGKPLLSRRIVLSVCLGAAAVCVAFAGRVQSMQGAVALMSVSIFFLYVTGSVYWAVIQDTVRRENVGGVGGFVHLLANLAGVIGPAVTGFMVQATHGTYGSAFVLAGAIAVIGALCALVFIREPRSQKEPVERKLVW
- a CDS encoding MFS transporter produces the protein MADKRTRAMLRRVAAASTIGTAAEYYDFFVYGTAAVLVFGAKFFPSSDPLIGTLAAFATYAVGFVARPLGGIVFGHFGDRIGRKKALIVTILIVGLGTFAIGLLPDYSQIGIWAPASLILIRVLQGFGVGGEQAGAVLLTAEYAPPRERGIFASLVQLGAPAGFLIPSGLFALLSATLTHAQLMDWGWRLPFLGSIVLVVVGLYIRLRTEESPIFASIRETKAVESRPVVEVVKQFGPTIVKGVGAKLIEACTFAMYTMIVLAYGRAHDISESLLLQTIIVAVVLELLAIPMAGALSDRIGRRTTFIAGAVLQVLVVVPLFHAVDSGSRLAIQAAMILAISVGHSLCYAPQASLFPELFPARVRCSGIALIWQIGSLIGSGVLGLVAVKLIQATHGNSIGLVIYVALLGIISAVCVFHLPETAPARRGGDLHDWGAPQREAAQHETHAAAAFAARH